From one Rubrobacter xylanophilus genomic stretch:
- the frr gene encoding ribosome recycling factor, translated as MSDIIDLSDAERRMKGALEAVKHQFATIRTGRANPALLDRIEVEAYGTRMPIKSVASIGAPEPRLLTVTPYDPNSLKAIERAIRDSDLGLNPQNDGKIIRLPIPELTEERRRELIRLARHMAEEGRVSVRNVRRDEMHDIQQLRREGEISEDDERRAEAELQRLTNDYVKRIDEALAEKEAELMEV; from the coding sequence ATGTCGGACATCATAGACCTTTCGGATGCCGAACGCCGGATGAAGGGCGCGCTGGAGGCCGTCAAGCATCAGTTCGCGACCATCCGCACGGGGCGGGCCAACCCGGCGCTGCTGGACAGGATCGAGGTGGAGGCCTACGGGACCCGGATGCCAATAAAGAGCGTGGCCAGCATCGGGGCCCCGGAGCCGCGCCTGCTCACGGTCACCCCCTACGACCCGAACTCGCTGAAGGCCATAGAGCGGGCCATAAGGGACTCGGACCTCGGGCTCAACCCGCAGAACGACGGCAAGATCATCCGGCTGCCCATTCCGGAGCTCACCGAGGAGCGCCGCCGGGAGCTGATCCGGCTGGCCCGACACATGGCGGAGGAGGGGCGCGTCTCGGTGCGCAACGTCCGCCGGGACGAGATGCACGATATCCAGCAGCTGCGCAGGGAGGGTGAGATCTCGGAGGACGACGAGCGCCGGGCCGAGGCGGAGCTGCAGAGGCTCACGAACGACTACGTGAAGCGGATCGACGAGGCGCTGGCCGAGAAAGAGGCCGAGCTGATGGAGGTCTAG
- a CDS encoding phosphatidate cytidylyltransferase → MLARRVATAAVLAPLVLAAIAVGGAAVYAVLLLVGVAAAYELSRALAFPFAAALVAVLAPPALALFFGAGGVLGGLLLGVPWALAWLVALPRLRDERALLGLLLASVWVGAPLGFLALILGLEHGRAMLLLAVVGSWVSDAGAYFCGLAAGRHRIFPVLSPAKTLEGSLGGLLATALCGGVAGSFLPDLSPSLGLLLGATVSLASQAGDLFESALKRILGVKDLGSLLPGHGGILDRIDSLLFVAPTVYYLLLLA, encoded by the coding sequence TTGCTCGCGCGGCGGGTTGCAACCGCGGCGGTCCTGGCACCGCTGGTCCTGGCCGCGATCGCGGTCGGGGGCGCAGCGGTTTACGCCGTCCTGCTGTTGGTCGGGGTGGCCGCCGCCTACGAGCTCTCGCGGGCGCTGGCCTTCCCCTTCGCCGCCGCGCTGGTCGCCGTTCTGGCCCCGCCGGCCCTCGCGCTCTTCTTCGGCGCCGGGGGGGTGCTCGGAGGGCTGCTGCTCGGCGTGCCTTGGGCCCTGGCGTGGCTCGTGGCCCTTCCGCGGCTGAGAGACGAGCGGGCGCTGCTGGGCCTGCTCCTCGCGTCCGTTTGGGTGGGGGCCCCGCTGGGCTTTCTGGCCCTGATCCTGGGCCTCGAACACGGCCGGGCGATGCTCCTTCTGGCGGTCGTGGGGTCGTGGGTCTCGGACGCCGGGGCGTACTTCTGCGGGCTCGCCGCGGGGCGGCACAGGATCTTCCCGGTCCTGAGCCCGGCGAAGACGCTGGAGGGGAGCCTCGGAGGCCTCCTCGCCACGGCCCTCTGCGGAGGGGTCGCAGGCTCTTTCCTGCCCGATCTCTCGCCTTCTCTGGGCCTTTTGCTCGGGGCCACGGTATCGCTCGCGAGCCAGGCGGGAGACCTCTTCGAGTCGGCGCTGAAGAGGATCCTGGGCGTCAAGGACCTCGGCAGCCTCCTGCCCGGCCACGGCGGCATCTTGGACCGCATCGACAGCCTGCTGTTCGTCGCCCCCACGGTGTACTACCTGCTGCTTCTGGCGTGA
- a CDS encoding YifB family Mg chelatase-like AAA ATPase encodes MAVCRVRSLALVGIDALPVDVEVDMGSGLPGFSVVGLPDAAVQEARERVRVAISNAGYKFPSRKVIVNLAPANLRKEGAAFDLPIALGILAACGVLSPGTLEGVAVVGELSLDGSLRGVRGALSLADGARREGLRGLLVPAESAPEAASIGGIAVYAARGLQEAVGVLRGGGSPVEPDPFTREGDGEEEGFEDVAGQEYAKRALEVSAAGGHNVLMSGPPGSGKTMLARRLPGILPPLASEESIEVTKVHSAAGLANGGLIRRRPFRAPHHTISASGLAGGGTNPRPGEVSLAHHGVLFLDEFPEFGRSALEVLRQPLEDGQVTISRVAGTVSYPARVTLVCSMNPCPCGYAGDRHRTCRCTPGQIERYRARISGPLLDRIDLFVEVPRLSGEELRTSGEAEPSWRIRERVEAARELQIERQGVPNSALSGRRLREVCRLGPEAEALLVRAVDRMGLSGRAHDRILRVARTVADLAGGSGIRPEHLAEALNYRRPGVLDR; translated from the coding sequence ATGGCCGTCTGCCGGGTGAGGAGCCTTGCGCTGGTGGGCATAGACGCCCTTCCCGTCGACGTGGAAGTAGACATGGGGTCCGGGCTTCCCGGCTTCTCCGTCGTCGGGTTGCCGGACGCCGCCGTACAGGAGGCCCGCGAGCGGGTGAGGGTGGCGATCTCCAATGCGGGCTACAAATTTCCCTCCAGGAAGGTCATCGTCAACCTGGCGCCGGCCAACCTCCGCAAGGAAGGAGCCGCCTTCGACCTGCCCATAGCGCTCGGGATCCTCGCCGCCTGCGGCGTTCTCTCGCCCGGGACGCTGGAAGGAGTGGCGGTCGTCGGGGAGCTCTCGCTCGACGGGAGCCTGCGGGGCGTCCGGGGGGCGCTCTCGCTGGCCGACGGTGCCCGGCGGGAGGGGCTTCGCGGGTTGCTGGTGCCCGCCGAGAGCGCGCCGGAGGCCGCCTCCATAGGCGGGATAGCGGTCTACGCTGCGCGCGGGCTGCAGGAGGCCGTCGGGGTTCTGCGCGGTGGGGGGAGCCCGGTGGAGCCGGACCCCTTCACCCGGGAGGGGGACGGCGAGGAGGAGGGCTTTGAGGACGTGGCCGGGCAGGAGTACGCCAAGCGGGCGCTCGAGGTCTCCGCTGCCGGCGGGCACAACGTGCTGATGAGCGGTCCGCCAGGCTCCGGAAAGACCATGCTCGCCCGCAGGCTGCCCGGAATACTCCCGCCGCTCGCCTCCGAGGAGAGCATCGAGGTCACCAAGGTGCACAGCGCGGCCGGGCTCGCAAACGGCGGTCTGATCCGGCGCCGGCCCTTCCGGGCCCCGCACCACACCATCTCCGCCTCCGGGCTCGCCGGGGGCGGCACCAACCCGCGTCCCGGCGAGGTCTCGCTGGCCCACCACGGCGTGCTCTTCCTCGACGAGTTCCCGGAGTTCGGGCGCTCCGCGCTGGAGGTGCTCCGGCAGCCGCTGGAGGATGGGCAGGTCACCATCTCCCGGGTTGCCGGGACGGTGAGCTATCCGGCCCGGGTCACGCTGGTGTGCTCGATGAACCCCTGCCCCTGCGGCTACGCCGGCGACCGGCACCGGACGTGCCGGTGCACTCCCGGTCAGATCGAGCGCTACCGCGCCCGGATCTCCGGACCGCTCCTGGACCGGATCGACCTCTTCGTGGAGGTGCCGCGGCTTTCCGGGGAGGAGCTGCGGACCTCCGGAGAGGCCGAGCCCTCGTGGCGGATCAGGGAGCGGGTCGAGGCCGCCCGCGAGCTGCAGATCGAGCGTCAGGGCGTCCCCAACTCCGCCCTCTCGGGCAGGCGGCTGCGCGAGGTCTGTCGCCTGGGGCCGGAGGCGGAGGCGTTGCTCGTCCGGGCGGTGGACCGGATGGGACTCTCCGGGCGGGCGCACGACCGGATCCTGCGGGTGGCCCGAACGGTGGCGGACCTCGCCGGCGGCTCCGGGATAAGGCCGGAGCACCTCGCCGAGGCCCTGAACTACAGGAGGCCTGGTGTCCTCGATCGCTGA
- the rpsB gene encoding 30S ribosomal protein S2: protein MESTQSIGIRELLEAGVHFGHQAKRWNPKMKRFIFAERAGVHIIDLDQTLDLLERALNFVRGVAEAGQDVLFVGTKKQAQITIAEQAIRCGQPYVAERYIGGLLTNFRTIRPRIEYFKQLSREIEETPEEERSGKQWFARLREYQKLRRNFAGITEMERLPGAVYVVDPKREELLVREANRLRIPVVALTDTNCDPDVIDYVIPGNDDAIRSISLITRLIADAIVEGRGEEAAPGERPVPPAVEEAQMVEEEPVSAGEPEAEALEEAASGSPEASGEEAAEEQAASQAAPVGEEDESEER from the coding sequence GTGGAGAGCACGCAGAGCATAGGCATCCGGGAGCTGCTGGAGGCCGGGGTTCACTTCGGACACCAGGCCAAGCGCTGGAACCCGAAGATGAAGCGCTTCATCTTCGCCGAACGGGCGGGGGTGCACATCATAGACCTCGACCAGACCCTCGATCTTCTCGAGCGGGCGCTGAACTTCGTGCGGGGGGTGGCCGAGGCCGGTCAGGACGTGCTGTTCGTCGGCACCAAGAAACAGGCCCAGATCACCATCGCCGAGCAGGCCATCCGGTGCGGTCAGCCGTATGTGGCCGAGCGGTACATCGGAGGGCTTCTGACCAACTTCCGAACCATTCGCCCGCGCATCGAGTACTTCAAGCAGCTCTCGCGGGAGATAGAGGAGACCCCGGAGGAGGAGCGGAGCGGCAAGCAGTGGTTCGCCCGGTTGCGGGAGTACCAGAAGCTGCGGCGCAACTTCGCCGGTATCACGGAGATGGAGCGTCTGCCCGGAGCCGTCTACGTGGTGGACCCCAAGCGGGAGGAGCTGCTGGTCCGCGAGGCCAACCGGCTGCGCATACCGGTGGTGGCCCTCACGGACACCAACTGCGACCCGGACGTCATAGACTACGTGATCCCGGGCAACGACGACGCCATCCGCTCCATAAGCCTCATCACCCGCCTCATCGCCGACGCTATCGTCGAGGGGCGGGGCGAGGAAGCGGCTCCCGGGGAACGGCCGGTGCCGCCAGCGGTCGAGGAGGCCCAGATGGTCGAGGAGGAGCCGGTCTCCGCCGGGGAGCCCGAAGCGGAGGCCCTGGAGGAGGCCGCATCCGGCTCTCCGGAGGCCTCCGGAGAAGAGGCCGCGGAGGAGCAGGCCGCCTCTCAGGCGGCGCCGGTCGGCGAGGAAGACGAGAGCGAGGAGAGGTAA
- a CDS encoding FliA/WhiG family RNA polymerase sigma factor, with product MTNRPTLGRLWELYGRARAEAAGLRAAGRRGPVLRRAERRVAQLRDRLVVNYSPLVKYVAGRMAARIPGGVEQEDLVSWGVVGLLQAVETFDPARGAKFETYAISKIRWAILDELRKADPLPRRVRRRVRETQRATSALTQVLRRVPTEAEVAREVGIGLAEHRETLEHYHRARTWSLEEILSGMGEGGRALSLSDPETEAYELRERLAGALEALSERERTVITFYYYQGLTLREIGRALNLTEGRISQILRRALLRLRDRLSGA from the coding sequence TTGACGAATCGGCCCACGCTCGGCAGGCTCTGGGAGCTCTACGGCCGGGCTAGAGCGGAGGCGGCCGGCCTGCGCGCCGCCGGCCGGCGGGGACCGGTGCTGCGGCGAGCCGAAAGGCGGGTGGCGCAGCTGCGCGACCGTCTCGTTGTCAACTACTCGCCCCTCGTCAAGTACGTAGCCGGCAGGATGGCGGCCCGGATCCCCGGCGGAGTAGAGCAGGAGGATCTCGTCTCCTGGGGGGTTGTCGGGCTGCTGCAGGCCGTCGAGACCTTCGACCCCGCCCGAGGGGCAAAGTTCGAGACCTACGCCATCTCCAAGATCCGGTGGGCCATCCTCGACGAGCTCAGAAAGGCGGATCCGCTTCCTCGCAGGGTGCGGCGGCGGGTGCGAGAGACCCAGCGCGCTACCAGCGCCCTGACCCAGGTGCTGCGGCGGGTGCCCACGGAGGCTGAGGTAGCCCGCGAGGTTGGGATTGGGCTCGCCGAGCACCGTGAAACCCTGGAGCACTATCATCGCGCCCGTACCTGGTCGCTGGAGGAGATCCTCTCCGGGATGGGAGAGGGGGGACGCGCGCTCTCCCTCTCCGATCCCGAAACCGAAGCCTACGAGCTGCGGGAGCGGCTCGCCGGGGCCCTCGAGGCGCTCAGCGAGCGGGAACGGACCGTCATAACCTTCTACTACTACCAGGGGCTCACCCTGCGCGAGATCGGTCGGGCCCTGAACCTCACCGAGGGGAGGATCTCCCAGATCCTGCGCCGCGCCCTCCTGCGGTTGCGCGACCGCCTCTCCGGGGCCTAG
- the uppS gene encoding polyprenyl diphosphate synthase, with amino-acid sequence MGIIMDGNGRWARRRGLPRAAGHRAGVSALTPVLETAGELGIESLTLYAFSTENWARPAEEVETLMSLFLETARKKLPEIRERGARVRFVGRREHLPEPVQRAMREAEENTAANDRLNVYIALNYGGRSEIVDAARRMLAEGLSPEEVDERTFARYLYAPEVPDLDLLIRTSGEMRVSNFLLWQIAYAELYVTKTFWPDFSREEFLKAIEDFASRARRWGGV; translated from the coding sequence GTGGGGATCATCATGGACGGCAACGGGCGCTGGGCGCGCCGCCGCGGGCTGCCCCGGGCCGCCGGGCACCGGGCCGGGGTCTCGGCGCTGACGCCGGTGCTGGAGACCGCCGGCGAGCTGGGGATAGAGTCGCTCACCCTCTACGCCTTCTCCACCGAGAACTGGGCCCGCCCGGCGGAGGAGGTGGAGACCCTGATGTCGCTGTTTCTGGAGACCGCCCGGAAGAAGCTCCCGGAGATCCGTGAGCGCGGGGCCCGGGTGCGCTTCGTGGGGCGCAGGGAGCACCTGCCGGAGCCGGTGCAGCGGGCGATGCGGGAGGCCGAAGAGAACACCGCCGCCAACGACCGGCTCAACGTCTACATCGCCCTGAACTACGGCGGGCGCTCGGAGATAGTGGACGCCGCCCGCAGGATGCTCGCAGAGGGGCTCTCCCCGGAGGAAGTGGACGAGCGGACGTTCGCCCGCTACCTGTACGCGCCGGAGGTGCCGGATCTGGACCTCCTGATCCGCACGAGCGGCGAGATGCGGGTCTCGAACTTTTTGCTCTGGCAGATCGCCTACGCCGAGCTCTACGTTACTAAGACTTTCTGGCCGGACTTCTCGCGAGAGGAGTTCCTGAAGGCCATCGAGGACTTCGCCTCCCGCGCCCGCCGCTGGGGCGGGGTGTGA
- a CDS encoding YraN family protein has protein sequence MSGTASSGARGEELALAHLLRRGYTLIERNYRTRRGEIDLIMMDGEELVFVEVKLRRSAGFGEPVEAVTPAKQRRLRLAAGRYLAERAPAHGGVRFDVVGVLAPAGGKPRITHVRQAFF, from the coding sequence CTGAGCGGGACGGCCTCCTCCGGCGCGCGGGGCGAGGAGCTCGCGCTCGCCCACCTCCTTCGTCGGGGATACACGCTCATCGAGCGCAACTACCGGACCCGCCGCGGGGAGATCGACCTGATCATGATGGACGGCGAAGAGCTCGTCTTCGTGGAGGTGAAGCTGCGGCGCAGCGCGGGCTTCGGAGAGCCGGTGGAGGCGGTCACCCCCGCGAAGCAGCGCAGGCTCCGGCTCGCCGCCGGCCGGTACCTCGCCGAGAGGGCCCCGGCGCACGGCGGGGTCCGCTTCGACGTCGTCGGGGTGCTCGCTCCCGCCGGCGGAAAACCCCGCATCACGCATGTGAGGCAGGCTTTCTTCTAA
- a CDS encoding translation elongation factor Ts: MATQIEKIKQLREETAAGMMDVKRALEESGGDLDGARRILKERGQAIAAKKSRRETHEGRIEAYVHFNGRVGVLVEVNCETDFVARTPEFREFCRDVALHIASMKPLCVSPEDVPEEALAEEREIAEKQAAEMGKPEHITRQIVEGRLKKWISEQALLTQPFAKDPNKTVGELLQETVSRVGENVVVRRFVRYEL, translated from the coding sequence TTGGCTACCCAGATAGAGAAGATAAAGCAGCTTCGCGAGGAGACCGCGGCGGGGATGATGGACGTCAAGCGGGCTCTCGAGGAGTCCGGCGGGGACCTGGACGGGGCCCGCAGGATCCTCAAGGAGCGCGGGCAGGCCATCGCCGCCAAGAAGAGCCGCCGCGAGACCCACGAGGGCCGGATAGAGGCCTACGTTCACTTCAACGGTCGGGTGGGGGTTCTGGTGGAGGTCAATTGCGAGACGGACTTCGTGGCCCGGACGCCGGAGTTCCGGGAGTTCTGCCGGGACGTCGCCCTGCACATCGCCTCCATGAAGCCCCTGTGCGTGTCGCCGGAGGACGTCCCCGAGGAGGCTCTTGCCGAGGAGCGCGAGATAGCCGAGAAGCAGGCCGCCGAGATGGGCAAGCCGGAGCACATCACCCGCCAGATCGTCGAGGGCCGGCTCAAGAAGTGGATCTCCGAGCAGGCGCTGCTCACCCAGCCTTTCGCGAAGGACCCGAACAAGACCGTGGGGGAGCTCCTGCAGGAGACGGTGAGCAGGGTCGGCGAGAACGTCGTCGTCCGGCGCTTCGTCCGCTACGAGCTCTAG
- the pyrH gene encoding UMP kinase, with translation MGAEAGAARISELGPLKRVVLKLSGESLAGDGGYGIDPGSLEVSVGQVLEAVEAGAELAIVVGGGNIFRGAQVADELGIESATADYMSMLGTVINALALQAALERRGVPTRVQSAIEIKEVAEPYIRRRAIRHLEKGRVVIFASGTGNPFFTTDTGAALRALEINADALLMAKNRVDGIYDKDPRVHGDARIVRRLDYMELLSRNLAVMDHTAATLCSGEGLPIIVFDILKSGNLRRILQGERVGSLVWRERPER, from the coding sequence TTGGGAGCGGAAGCCGGCGCCGCGCGGATCTCCGAGCTCGGTCCCTTGAAGCGGGTCGTGCTGAAGCTCTCCGGCGAGAGCCTCGCCGGAGACGGGGGCTATGGCATAGACCCGGGGAGCCTGGAGGTGAGCGTCGGTCAGGTGCTCGAGGCCGTCGAGGCGGGGGCCGAGCTGGCCATCGTGGTGGGCGGCGGGAACATCTTCCGCGGGGCGCAGGTGGCCGACGAGCTGGGCATCGAGAGCGCCACGGCCGACTACATGTCCATGCTCGGCACGGTCATCAACGCTCTGGCGCTGCAGGCCGCGCTGGAGCGGCGGGGCGTGCCCACCCGGGTGCAGTCGGCCATCGAGATAAAGGAGGTGGCCGAGCCGTACATCCGGCGGCGGGCCATCCGCCACCTGGAGAAGGGGCGGGTGGTGATCTTCGCCTCGGGCACCGGCAACCCCTTCTTCACCACCGACACCGGTGCGGCGCTGCGGGCCCTGGAGATCAACGCCGACGCCCTGCTCATGGCCAAGAACCGGGTGGACGGCATCTACGACAAGGACCCCCGGGTGCACGGCGACGCCCGAATAGTCCGGCGGCTCGACTACATGGAGCTGCTCTCCAGGAACCTCGCCGTCATGGACCACACCGCCGCCACCCTGTGCAGCGGGGAGGGCCTGCCGATAATCGTTTTCGATATACTGAAGTCCGGCAATCTGCGCCGCATCCTGCAGGGAGAGAGGGTCGGCTCCCTGGTATGGAGGGAGCGACCGGAGCGGTAG
- the dprA gene encoding DNA-processing protein DprA, whose product MSSIAENRAGYLLLSLLQARTGASLTRRLTGEPPGRWLTLSPPELERECGVSAKAARELARLRETFEAETMLRDLAGRGISVLTLADEGYPEALRRIPDPPPALFVDGRLPEGGAVAVVGSRKPSPGGLEVARRLGKALAGRGVWVVSGLALGIDAAAHEGALAAGGATVGVLGCGIDVVYPRGNGRLFAEVRRAGGIVSEYYLGEPPLAWRFPARNRIIAGLVGVVVVVEAAERSGALITARHALESGRDVWAVPGPLGYPGCRGSNRLLADGAGVLWDVGEFLESVAPGRGAREIPPGDPTPPLPAGLPEDEAAVLGALGFEPASADEVAWRCGLGMGEVLSALSMLELKGYAARAAGGGFVRRVSL is encoded by the coding sequence GTGTCCTCGATCGCTGAGAACCGGGCCGGGTATCTGCTCCTCTCGCTCCTGCAGGCCCGGACGGGGGCAAGCCTCACCCGCAGGCTCACCGGGGAGCCTCCCGGACGCTGGCTCACCCTCTCGCCCCCGGAGCTCGAGCGGGAGTGCGGCGTGAGCGCCAAGGCGGCCCGGGAGCTCGCCCGGCTCCGGGAGACCTTCGAGGCGGAGACCATGCTCCGGGATCTCGCGGGCAGGGGTATCTCCGTCCTCACCCTCGCCGACGAGGGGTACCCCGAGGCGCTGCGCCGGATCCCCGACCCGCCGCCGGCGCTCTTCGTCGACGGGAGGCTCCCGGAAGGGGGGGCCGTGGCGGTCGTGGGGAGCAGGAAGCCCTCTCCCGGCGGGCTGGAGGTCGCCCGCCGGCTCGGGAAGGCTCTGGCCGGGCGGGGGGTGTGGGTCGTCAGCGGTCTCGCCCTCGGGATCGACGCGGCGGCGCACGAGGGGGCTCTCGCGGCCGGAGGCGCCACGGTCGGGGTGCTCGGCTGCGGGATAGACGTAGTCTACCCGCGCGGCAACGGTCGGCTCTTCGCGGAGGTCCGCCGGGCGGGGGGGATCGTCTCCGAGTACTACCTGGGTGAGCCGCCGCTCGCCTGGCGCTTCCCGGCGCGCAACAGGATCATCGCCGGGCTCGTCGGGGTCGTGGTGGTCGTGGAGGCGGCCGAGAGGAGCGGGGCGCTCATCACCGCCCGGCACGCGCTGGAGTCCGGGCGTGACGTGTGGGCGGTGCCAGGTCCCTTGGGGTATCCGGGATGCCGGGGCTCCAACCGCCTGCTGGCCGACGGCGCCGGGGTGCTGTGGGACGTCGGCGAGTTCCTCGAATCCGTGGCGCCCGGGAGGGGGGCGAGGGAGATCCCACCCGGGGATCCGACGCCTCCGCTCCCCGCCGGGCTCCCCGAGGACGAGGCGGCGGTGCTCGGGGCTCTGGGGTTCGAGCCCGCCTCCGCCGACGAGGTGGCGTGGCGGTGCGGGCTCGGGATGGGCGAGGTACTCTCCGCCCTCTCCATGCTCGAGCTCAAGGGCTACGCGGCGCGGGCTGCGGGCGGAGGGTTCGTCAGAAGGGTGAGCCTTTGA